Proteins found in one Ferrimicrobium sp. genomic segment:
- a CDS encoding ABC transporter substrate-binding protein encodes MRSSWIKFVAVSATSVLLLAACGSTSSSSSSSSSSSSSTTRVKGGTAYFAEQPLSPPTYIFPLMNGANESNVNLYEFDNLMFRNLYFFGKNGKAEINYSQSLADAPVYSNSDKTVTIQLKGWKWSNGETVDARDLVFWMNLLKANTSQWFDYVPGYFPDNVVSYKATGPLTFVMQLNKSYSPTWFTYNELSQLVPLPLAWDKTSASAPTPSATDPNAPDLTTAGAQAVYKFLNAASTSIATYATNPLWQVVDGPWRLKSFTTEGRAVFVPNTKYSGSPKPTLSQFVELPFSSDSAEFNVLSSSNSISYGYLPVTDLPQKSRVASEGYKFAPWQIFGFNYMPINFNNPTVGPIFKQLYVRQALEELVDQPQWVSTFLKGYGTPSYSPVPTVPPNPFDDSVSKTVQYPYSPTNAKKLLTSHGWKMVGGVMTCVTPGSGPSDCGSGVKSGQTMNFTLKYISGLNSVTEEMTAFQSAALQAGIKINLSQAPFAGVISYSAACTPQQAACSWEMANWGGGWSYSPDYYPSGETLFAAGAGSNDGSYSSSTANTLIAATLTSSGSQAQTALDNYQNYMAKQLPVIYQPDTDVQLSEIASNLHGATPQSPYEYITPEDWYFTK; translated from the coding sequence ATGCGTTCTAGTTGGATCAAGTTTGTGGCGGTCTCTGCGACGAGCGTGCTCTTGTTGGCGGCGTGTGGATCAACCAGCTCGAGTTCGTCGTCATCGTCCTCCTCCTCGTCGTCGACGACCAGGGTGAAGGGAGGCACTGCCTACTTTGCGGAGCAGCCGTTGTCGCCTCCGACCTACATCTTTCCACTCATGAATGGGGCGAACGAGTCCAACGTCAACCTCTATGAGTTTGACAACCTGATGTTTCGTAACCTGTACTTCTTCGGTAAGAATGGCAAGGCAGAGATCAACTATTCGCAGTCGCTTGCTGACGCCCCGGTCTATTCGAACAGCGACAAGACGGTGACGATTCAGCTCAAGGGGTGGAAGTGGTCCAACGGTGAGACGGTGGACGCGCGAGATCTGGTCTTTTGGATGAACCTGCTCAAGGCGAATACTAGTCAGTGGTTTGACTATGTCCCGGGGTACTTCCCGGATAACGTCGTTTCCTATAAAGCGACGGGGCCGTTGACCTTTGTCATGCAGCTCAATAAGTCCTATAGCCCGACCTGGTTTACCTACAATGAACTCTCTCAGCTTGTGCCGCTACCGTTGGCCTGGGACAAGACCTCGGCCTCAGCTCCGACACCGAGTGCCACTGACCCCAACGCCCCAGACCTGACTACGGCTGGAGCCCAGGCGGTATACAAGTTCTTGAACGCGGCCTCAACGTCGATTGCAACCTATGCGACCAATCCGCTCTGGCAAGTCGTCGATGGTCCGTGGCGGTTGAAGAGCTTTACGACCGAAGGAAGGGCGGTGTTCGTCCCGAACACCAAGTATTCTGGCTCGCCCAAGCCGACGCTGTCCCAGTTTGTTGAGCTGCCCTTTAGCTCTGACTCTGCCGAATTCAACGTCCTAAGTTCGAGTAACAGCATTAGTTATGGCTATCTGCCGGTGACCGACCTCCCCCAGAAGTCGCGGGTGGCAAGCGAAGGCTACAAATTTGCGCCGTGGCAGATCTTTGGCTTCAACTACATGCCGATCAACTTCAACAATCCGACTGTTGGTCCGATCTTTAAGCAGCTTTACGTCCGCCAGGCGCTGGAGGAGCTTGTCGACCAGCCCCAGTGGGTCTCCACCTTCTTGAAGGGTTATGGTACCCCGTCGTATTCGCCGGTTCCAACCGTACCACCCAACCCCTTCGATGACAGCGTCTCCAAGACCGTCCAGTATCCGTATTCGCCGACGAACGCAAAGAAGCTGTTGACCTCCCATGGCTGGAAGATGGTTGGCGGTGTCATGACCTGTGTCACGCCAGGAAGCGGCCCCAGTGATTGCGGATCTGGCGTCAAGAGTGGACAGACGATGAACTTCACCCTTAAGTACATTTCTGGGTTGAACTCTGTTACTGAAGAGATGACAGCCTTCCAGTCAGCCGCACTGCAAGCTGGCATCAAGATCAACCTCTCGCAAGCCCCGTTTGCCGGTGTGATCAGCTACTCGGCGGCGTGCACACCACAACAGGCAGCCTGTTCGTGGGAGATGGCCAACTGGGGCGGTGGTTGGAGTTACTCTCCAGATTACTACCCATCGGGTGAGACGCTCTTTGCAGCTGGAGCTGGCTCCAATGACGGAAGCTACAGCTCTTCGACGGCGAATACCTTGATTGCAGCTACCCTGACCTCCTCGGGTTCCCAAGCACAGACCGCCCTGGATAACTATCAGAACTACATGGCCAAGCAATTGCCGGTGATCTACCAGCCAGACACTGATGTCCAGCTCTCGGAGATCGCCTCCAACCTCCATGGGGCGACCCCACAGAGTCCTTATGAGTACATCACGCCTGAGGATTGGTACTTCACCAAGTAG
- a CDS encoding isoaspartyl peptidase/L-asparaginase, which yields MIASANGAIGIDGVWADVEGGLDPVTAVERAAWFVEDNLDDHSVGTGGLPNLEGVVELDASIMDGDTRRAGCVAGLAGYRHPISVARAVMERSPHVLLVGEGAAKFAHEVGAEGADLLTDSARATWQHAVDQLDPSEAQDPLKRVMALTTDPEKAAGTVNFLYLNDDGSMASSVSTSGWAWKWPGRAGDSPVIGAGNYCDSRYGAAACTGFGELSLRASTARMVVRYLAEGMSPEEAGVTAIRELGEFVESSNNFIMHIVILAADGRHAAVSTKADATYAVREAGWDRAKSIPRTHVPAGQ from the coding sequence ATGATTGCGAGTGCCAATGGTGCCATCGGAATCGACGGTGTGTGGGCTGATGTTGAGGGCGGGCTTGACCCGGTTACAGCGGTGGAGCGAGCAGCGTGGTTTGTCGAGGACAACCTTGACGATCACAGCGTGGGGACTGGTGGTCTGCCAAACCTCGAGGGTGTAGTCGAGCTCGATGCCTCCATTATGGATGGGGACACGCGGCGTGCAGGTTGCGTGGCTGGACTTGCCGGGTATCGTCATCCCATCTCTGTCGCACGGGCGGTGATGGAGCGCTCGCCGCACGTTCTACTCGTTGGTGAAGGGGCGGCGAAGTTTGCCCACGAAGTGGGAGCCGAGGGAGCCGATCTCTTAACCGATTCGGCTCGAGCGACCTGGCAGCACGCGGTTGATCAACTTGATCCCAGCGAGGCACAGGATCCGCTCAAGAGAGTGATGGCACTGACGACCGACCCAGAGAAGGCCGCCGGCACGGTCAACTTTCTTTACTTGAATGATGACGGTTCGATGGCTTCGTCGGTCTCCACGAGCGGGTGGGCATGGAAGTGGCCGGGACGAGCAGGCGACTCGCCGGTGATCGGGGCGGGCAACTACTGTGATTCGCGCTACGGAGCTGCAGCCTGCACGGGCTTTGGTGAGCTCTCCCTCCGGGCGTCAACGGCACGCATGGTGGTACGCTACCTCGCCGAGGGGATGAGCCCCGAGGAGGCCGGAGTGACGGCGATCAGAGAGCTGGGCGAGTTCGTGGAGTCATCGAACAACTTCATCATGCATATCGTGATCTTGGCCGCCGATGGACGTCACGCAGCGGTTTCGACCAAGGCTGATGCGACGTATGCCGTCCGCGAGGCCGGGTGGGATCGGGCGAAGTCGATACCGCGCACCCACGTCCCGGCAGGCCAGTAG
- a CDS encoding M55 family metallopeptidase encodes MKVYISFDMEGISGIVDWDQCTGSGPAVSMGQELTLAEINAAIDGALTAGATEFVVNDAHYRMQNLDPRLLHGDATYISGAHKPGYMMEGLTADFDVIFFVGYHGSISGVPSVMSHSYNPSVFTELRVNDVEVGESGVNALVALGHKVPIGLISGDLATAQQAAPIMTQAIMVQVKDSITRFAASNLHPHRAHKLIAEAAERAVETAASIALPAIELPATITMSFQTADQAELASWIGGVERTGVRSAAIQGQDPLALYRAFVGVCYLTRQAQGR; translated from the coding sequence ATGAAGGTATATATCAGTTTTGACATGGAGGGCATCTCTGGCATCGTGGACTGGGATCAATGCACCGGCAGCGGTCCTGCGGTGTCGATGGGTCAGGAGCTCACGCTGGCAGAGATCAACGCCGCAATCGACGGCGCGCTCACAGCGGGTGCCACTGAGTTCGTGGTCAACGATGCCCACTATCGGATGCAGAACCTGGATCCGAGACTGCTCCATGGCGATGCCACCTACATCTCGGGCGCTCATAAGCCGGGCTACATGATGGAAGGTCTGACCGCGGATTTTGACGTTATCTTCTTCGTCGGCTACCACGGCAGCATCTCCGGGGTGCCCTCGGTGATGTCGCATAGCTACAACCCCTCGGTCTTCACCGAACTGCGTGTTAACGATGTCGAAGTCGGAGAGAGTGGCGTCAATGCCCTCGTCGCGCTGGGCCACAAGGTTCCCATCGGCCTGATCAGCGGCGATCTCGCGACGGCGCAACAGGCGGCGCCCATCATGACCCAGGCGATTATGGTCCAGGTGAAGGACTCAATCACCCGGTTCGCGGCTTCAAATCTGCACCCACATCGGGCACACAAGCTTATTGCCGAAGCAGCCGAGCGCGCCGTTGAGACTGCGGCATCAATCGCCCTTCCCGCCATTGAACTTCCAGCGACCATCACCATGTCGTTTCAGACCGCCGATCAGGCGGAACTCGCCAGTTGGATTGGCGGCGTTGAACGCACGGGGGTGCGCTCCGCGGCAATTCAGGGACAGGATCCGTTGGCCCTCTATCGGGCGTTTGTTGGTGTCTGTTATCTGACGCGTCAAGCCCAGGGGAGGTAA
- a CDS encoding succinylglutamate desuccinylase/aspartoacylase family protein has product MEQRLLTSSLPAISHLEIPYFEIHGAGDGPTLTLVAGVHGCEYTSQQAVRSFMKSIDPERLAGRIRAVPTLNLDSFYERSPFVSPRDQKNLNRCFPGDPNGSYSDALAFFVTEELIKGSDYFIDLHAGDMVEDLFRFTIYDDSPVQDASRALAQAYGFPFSIHQPTVDPAVTGATSQIAGGLNVPSIIAESGGRGLVETEAIEHHLRGLARTVAYLKMYEPSEPIEADLPVRHLHRFVWLRSRQAGWWEPRVKVGQDLDAGDVVGTVSDLFGEVQEEIVTPVDGVAVFLTSSPAMKADGLVIGIGADEER; this is encoded by the coding sequence ATGGAGCAGCGTCTTCTCACCAGTTCACTGCCAGCGATATCGCATCTCGAGATCCCCTACTTCGAGATCCATGGTGCCGGCGATGGGCCAACTCTGACGCTGGTGGCCGGGGTTCATGGGTGCGAGTACACCTCTCAGCAGGCGGTGAGAAGTTTTATGAAGAGTATCGACCCCGAGAGGCTTGCTGGCCGGATCAGAGCGGTGCCGACGCTCAACTTGGATTCGTTCTATGAGCGCAGTCCATTCGTCTCACCCCGGGATCAGAAGAACCTCAACCGATGCTTCCCTGGCGACCCGAATGGGAGCTACTCCGATGCCCTCGCCTTCTTCGTTACCGAGGAGCTCATCAAGGGATCAGATTACTTCATCGACCTGCACGCCGGTGACATGGTCGAGGACCTGTTCCGCTTCACTATCTATGATGACTCGCCCGTCCAGGACGCCTCCAGAGCGTTGGCCCAGGCTTATGGCTTTCCCTTCTCCATCCATCAACCGACCGTCGACCCCGCGGTCACCGGCGCGACCTCACAGATTGCTGGAGGGCTCAACGTGCCCTCGATTATCGCCGAGTCGGGTGGGCGTGGGCTGGTCGAGACCGAAGCCATCGAGCACCACCTTCGTGGTCTGGCGCGCACCGTTGCCTACCTAAAGATGTATGAGCCAAGTGAGCCGATCGAGGCCGATCTGCCGGTTCGTCACCTGCATCGGTTCGTCTGGCTGCGATCGCGGCAGGCGGGGTGGTGGGAGCCGCGCGTCAAGGTTGGGCAAGATCTTGATGCTGGAGATGTGGTAGGAACGGTGAGTGACCTCTTCGGTGAGGTCCAGGAGGAGATCGTGACGCCGGTGGATGGCGTGGCGGTGTTTTTGACCTCGTCGCCCGCGATGAAGGCTGATGGATTGGTGATAGGGATCGGAGCCGACGAAGAGCGCTGA
- a CDS encoding ABC transporter substrate-binding protein translates to MRSTVRRKAIAMIGITASAAMVLAACGSTSSSTAKSSSSTSGGVAYYAEAAGANPNYIFPLTSGADFSIANLAQFQILMYRPLYFFGNGNKAEINYDLSIGNAPVYSNNDKTVTITLKKYQWSNGEPVTSRDVIFWMNLLKANKTDYGAYVPGDFPDNVVSYSAPNSSTVVFDLNQSYNPTWFTYNELSQITPLPLAWDKTSISGPTPSATSTTAPDLTTAGAQEVYKFLNSQAGDLSTYATSPIWSVVDGPWKLSSFTTAGKAVFVPNTKYSGPVKAKLAQFVELPFTSSSAEFNVLRAGNNAITYGYLPNTDVTQKSYVESLGYKIEPWIEFGFSYWNMNFNNPTFGPLFKQLYFRQALQHLVDQPAWIKNFLKGYAVPNYSPVPVVPSNPFADATSRTDLYPYSISAAKNLLVAHGFKMVNGVMTCESPGSAATECGHGVPRGLALTINLEYYSGDNSLTEEMTAYASAAKQAGINIVLTSANGNTVFADEAPCTPSQAACKWQMILAGTWEYSPDNYPTGGELFATGAGSNYGNYDSSTANALIAATHTSSDPAAALDAYQNYMAKQLPDIYRPLPDAGISAIASKLAGVVQNPYLNLTPEDWYFTK, encoded by the coding sequence ATGCGAAGCACAGTACGGCGCAAGGCCATCGCGATGATCGGGATAACCGCGTCAGCGGCAATGGTGCTCGCGGCGTGTGGGTCGACATCATCGTCAACCGCGAAGTCGAGTTCGAGCACGAGCGGTGGAGTGGCCTATTACGCTGAGGCGGCTGGTGCTAACCCCAACTATATCTTTCCACTCACCTCGGGAGCGGACTTCTCAATCGCGAATCTTGCACAGTTCCAGATTCTGATGTATCGGCCGCTGTACTTCTTTGGCAACGGCAATAAGGCAGAGATCAACTATGACCTCTCGATTGGTAATGCTCCGGTGTACTCGAACAACGATAAGACGGTCACCATCACACTCAAGAAGTATCAGTGGTCAAACGGCGAACCTGTCACCTCACGGGACGTGATCTTCTGGATGAACCTTCTAAAGGCCAACAAGACCGATTATGGTGCCTATGTACCTGGTGATTTTCCAGACAATGTCGTGTCCTACTCAGCACCAAACTCTTCGACGGTGGTCTTCGACCTCAATCAATCGTACAACCCTACTTGGTTCACCTACAACGAGTTGAGTCAGATCACCCCACTGCCATTGGCATGGGATAAGACTTCGATCTCTGGCCCAACCCCGAGTGCAACCTCGACAACCGCGCCTGATCTCACGACCGCTGGCGCACAAGAGGTGTACAAGTTTCTGAACTCACAAGCTGGGGATCTCTCGACCTATGCCACAAGCCCGATCTGGTCGGTGGTCGATGGCCCATGGAAGCTATCGAGCTTTACGACGGCAGGCAAAGCGGTCTTTGTTCCAAATACTAAATACTCAGGACCGGTCAAGGCGAAGTTGGCACAGTTCGTGGAACTACCGTTCACGTCGTCGTCTGCCGAGTTCAACGTCCTTCGAGCCGGTAACAATGCCATCACCTATGGTTATCTCCCGAACACGGATGTCACCCAGAAGTCCTATGTGGAGTCTCTCGGGTACAAGATCGAGCCGTGGATAGAATTTGGATTCTCCTACTGGAACATGAACTTTAACAACCCTACTTTTGGACCGCTCTTTAAGCAACTTTACTTCCGCCAAGCGCTGCAACACCTGGTGGATCAACCTGCCTGGATCAAGAATTTCTTAAAGGGTTATGCGGTGCCGAACTACTCACCGGTCCCGGTTGTGCCGAGCAATCCATTTGCCGATGCTACATCGAGAACGGATCTTTATCCATACTCTATCTCAGCTGCGAAGAACCTCCTTGTCGCCCATGGTTTCAAGATGGTCAATGGCGTCATGACCTGTGAAAGCCCAGGCAGCGCGGCGACTGAGTGTGGTCATGGAGTGCCGAGAGGGCTCGCCCTCACGATCAACCTCGAATACTATTCAGGAGACAACTCGTTGACTGAAGAGATGACCGCCTACGCGTCGGCTGCGAAGCAAGCTGGTATCAATATCGTGTTGACGTCGGCCAATGGCAACACTGTCTTTGCTGATGAGGCCCCATGCACGCCGTCTCAGGCGGCCTGTAAATGGCAGATGATTTTGGCAGGTACCTGGGAGTATAGCCCCGACAACTACCCGACCGGGGGGGAGCTGTTCGCAACGGGTGCAGGGTCGAATTACGGCAACTACGATAGCTCAACAGCAAATGCGCTGATTGCTGCGACGCATACGTCGTCGGATCCGGCGGCGGCGTTGGATGCCTACCAAAACTACATGGCCAAGCAACTGCCCGATATCTATCGCCCATTGCCGGATGCTGGCATATCGGCCATCGCGAGCAAACTCGCTGGTGTTGTCCAGAATCCGTACTTGAATCTCACGCCTGAGGATTGGTACTTCACCAAGTGA